Proteins found in one Dermacentor silvarum isolate Dsil-2018 chromosome 8, BIME_Dsil_1.4, whole genome shotgun sequence genomic segment:
- the LOC119461979 gene encoding palmitoyltransferase ZDHHC20-like: MDHHCPWFNNCVCFSTYKFFLLTLFYVVALSLFGVFTTGKYVIDMWVTARMTPSTFHVTFLAVLGTGLALGLGAFLWHHVSMVFSNETTLEHMRAPIFRDTDDSFNVGCWQNFVQVFGPRMSLWMLPVFTSVGDGVRFPTKLHPVVGAQECEQRSVEATYSTGSSVGKLSTATATVIL, translated from the coding sequence ATGGACCACCACTGCCCCTGGTTCAACAACTGCGTCTGCTTTAGCACCTACAAGTTCTTCCTGCTCACGCTTTTCTACGTGGTGGCTCTGTCGCTTTTCGGCGTCTTCACCACAGGAAAATACGTGATCGACATGTGGGTGACCGCGCGCATGACACCGTCGACCTTCCACGTCACTTTCCTGGCGGTCTTGGGGACTGGGCTGGCACTGGGCCTCGGCGCTTTCCTGTGGCACCACGTGTCCATGGTCTTCAGTAACGAGACCACGCTCGAACACATGCGTGCCCCCATCTTCCGAGACACCGACGACTCGTTCAACGTCGGCTGCTGGCAAAACTTTGTTCAGGTTTTCGGGCCCCGGATGTCGCTGTGGATGCTTCCCGTGTTCACCAGCGTCGGCGACGGGGTCCGATTCCCCACAAAGCTGCATCCCGTAGTCGGCGCGCAGGAGTGCGAACAGCGCTCAGTAGAAGCCACTTACTCCACTGGCTCGTCCGTCGGTAAATTGTCGACAGCAACAGCCACTGTGATACTTTAG